One Lysinibacillus fusiformis genomic window carries:
- a CDS encoding class I SAM-dependent methyltransferase, which yields MKEPLQSWHNPTVYTYQQTIRQKIIGYDLIYDLMTNMLHNHPCTDRMLIVGAGGGQELLTLGRTFPTTKFTAVDTSSSMLQLAEQQIGQLHVPLDVVWHATDLSSLKMNEPFDIATCHLMLHFIEDLHEKKALLKKIADSLKDGAVLFVSSINADLTALTFKHQLRHWQSSMLQNGISQNDWQRFEQSFCMTTHPIKLETLIDLLQEVGFTTVIPYFKTHMIDALIATKEEAKEVVKC from the coding sequence ATGAAAGAACCATTACAGAGTTGGCATAATCCAACTGTTTACACGTATCAACAAACCATTCGCCAAAAAATTATAGGCTACGACCTTATCTATGATTTAATGACAAATATGCTGCATAATCATCCATGTACGGATCGTATGCTCATTGTCGGTGCAGGGGGAGGGCAGGAGCTTTTAACACTAGGAAGAACATTTCCTACTACTAAATTTACTGCTGTTGATACTTCAAGCTCCATGTTGCAACTAGCCGAACAACAAATTGGTCAACTTCATGTTCCACTCGATGTAGTGTGGCATGCAACAGACTTAAGTTCACTTAAGATGAATGAACCATTCGACATAGCTACCTGTCATTTAATGTTACATTTTATTGAAGACCTTCATGAAAAGAAAGCTTTGCTAAAAAAAATCGCAGACAGTTTAAAGGATGGTGCTGTTTTATTCGTTTCATCTATTAATGCTGATTTAACAGCGCTTACTTTTAAACACCAGCTACGCCATTGGCAAAGTTCAATGCTCCAAAATGGCATTTCTCAAAATGATTGGCAACGTTTTGAGCAATCATTTTGCATGACGACCCATCCCATTAAACTTGAAACACTGATCGATTTACTACAAGAGGTGGGATTTACAACAGTTATACCTTACTTTAAAACACATATGATTGATGCTTTAATTGCTACTAAAGAAGAGGCTAAAGAAGTTGTTAAATGCTAA
- a CDS encoding saccharopine dehydrogenase NADP-binding domain-containing protein, giving the protein MLKENILIVGGYGEVGGKIAKLLLRKYPNRVWIAGRNIEKAKQFCAQQNNLATPIQLDITNTINGQQLANVALVIMCLEQENTQFAELCLEKGIQYIDISASYSFLQKLELLHPIAVKHNTTAILSVGLAPGLTNLMAMHVAQQFSSLEELHISILLGAGDSHGTAAIHWILNQLNNSYTIAYQNDTQEVTNFTNKRVVNFASIGNRSLYQFNFSDQHTLSKHLPTSTIATRMGFDVEWLNLLVFFLQKSRLSIFLKWKWLKNIVASLIQKMKIGSPICAIKIEATGIKQHEKAAASLTFAENDESFITAKIAATAAQKLLEKEHSSGTFHIEELFTLEALKEQFDIPTVQIEQYINNS; this is encoded by the coding sequence ATGCTAAAAGAAAATATATTAATTGTAGGTGGCTATGGTGAGGTCGGTGGTAAAATTGCAAAATTACTACTCCGAAAGTATCCAAATCGAGTATGGATTGCTGGCAGAAACATAGAAAAAGCTAAACAATTTTGTGCACAGCAAAATAACTTGGCTACGCCTATTCAACTTGATATCACGAATACAATCAATGGTCAACAATTAGCCAACGTAGCCCTTGTCATCATGTGTCTGGAGCAAGAAAATACGCAATTCGCGGAACTCTGCCTAGAAAAAGGGATTCAGTATATTGATATTTCTGCAAGCTATTCCTTTTTACAAAAGTTAGAGTTACTACACCCTATCGCCGTTAAACACAACACAACTGCAATACTTAGTGTCGGTTTAGCTCCTGGGCTGACGAATTTAATGGCGATGCATGTGGCACAACAATTTTCCTCGCTAGAGGAACTTCATATTTCTATTTTACTCGGGGCAGGCGATTCTCATGGCACAGCCGCTATTCATTGGATTTTAAATCAATTAAATAACAGCTACACGATCGCTTATCAAAACGACACGCAAGAAGTCACTAATTTTACAAATAAGCGTGTAGTAAATTTCGCAAGTATAGGAAATCGTAGTTTATATCAATTTAATTTTTCTGATCAACATACACTATCTAAACATCTCCCTACAAGTACTATCGCTACTAGAATGGGTTTTGATGTTGAATGGCTCAATTTACTTGTCTTCTTTTTACAAAAGAGTCGTCTCTCCATATTTTTAAAATGGAAATGGCTAAAAAATATAGTGGCATCTCTCATTCAAAAGATGAAGATTGGTTCTCCTATATGTGCTATCAAAATTGAGGCTACAGGAATAAAGCAGCATGAAAAAGCTGCTGCATCGTTAACCTTTGCTGAAAATGATGAATCCTTCATTACGGCTAAAATAGCCGCAACTGCCGCTCAGAAATTGCTTGAAAAGGAGCATTCGTCTGGCACATTCCATATAGAGGAGCTATTTACTCTTGAAGCATTGAAGGAACAATTTGATATTCCTACTGTACAAATTGAACAATATATAAATAATTCCTAA
- a CDS encoding amino acid ABC transporter ATP-binding protein, with amino-acid sequence MIKIGDLHKSYGQNEVLKGISTGIKEKEVIAIIGPSGSGKSTFLRCLNLLEEPTSGTITIAGDVLTNKGTNIMKVREEVGMVFQHFHLFPHKTVLENLTYAPINVKGMDKATATKKAEDLLTQVGLFEKRNEYPSRLSGGQKQRVAIARALAMDPKVMLFDEPTSALDPEMVKEVLAVMKNLADTGMTMLIVTHEMGFAREVADRILFLDGGKLIEDASPEEFFSAPSTQRAKDFLEKVL; translated from the coding sequence GTGATTAAAATTGGTGATTTACACAAATCATATGGACAAAATGAAGTACTAAAAGGTATTTCTACAGGCATAAAAGAAAAGGAAGTTATCGCGATTATTGGTCCTTCGGGATCCGGTAAATCTACATTTCTTCGTTGTTTGAACTTATTAGAAGAGCCAACAAGCGGAACAATAACCATTGCTGGTGATGTGTTAACTAATAAAGGAACAAATATTATGAAAGTGCGTGAAGAAGTCGGCATGGTATTTCAACATTTTCATCTATTCCCACATAAAACAGTGCTTGAAAATTTAACATACGCACCGATTAATGTTAAAGGTATGGATAAGGCTACTGCAACAAAAAAGGCAGAGGATTTACTGACGCAGGTTGGCCTTTTTGAAAAGCGTAACGAATATCCAAGCCGTCTATCTGGTGGTCAAAAGCAACGTGTTGCGATTGCTAGAGCACTGGCAATGGATCCAAAGGTAATGTTATTTGATGAGCCAACTTCAGCCCTTGATCCAGAGATGGTAAAAGAGGTGTTGGCTGTGATGAAAAACTTAGCAGATACGGGAATGACGATGCTAATCGTGACACATGAAATGGGCTTTGCACGCGAGGTAGCAGATCGTATTTTATTCCTTGATGGTGGTAAACTGATTGAGGATGCATCACCTGAAGAATTTTTCTCAGCACCATCGACACAGCGTGCAAAAGATTTCTTAGAAAAAGTACTTTAA
- a CDS encoding amino acid ABC transporter permease, translating to MNLDFTAIIPSIPYILKGIGVTLQITIGATIIGFIVGILLALCKIGKITALRWFADIYTSIFRGTPLVLQLMIIYYAVPQLLDIQIDPVPTAIIAFGLNSSAYISEIIRAGINAVDKGQQEAAMALGVPYTKMMKDIIIPQALKNILPSLMNEFITLNKESAVVTVISALDIMRRAYIVGGATYRYLEPLLVAGLIYYLMTLVLTFLGKRIEKGMRKSD from the coding sequence GTGAATTTAGATTTTACAGCTATAATTCCCTCTATTCCTTATATATTAAAAGGAATAGGTGTTACACTTCAAATTACCATTGGTGCAACCATTATAGGTTTTATAGTAGGTATTTTATTAGCATTATGCAAAATTGGTAAGATTACAGCACTTCGTTGGTTTGCCGATATTTATACGTCTATTTTTCGTGGGACACCGCTTGTCCTGCAATTAATGATTATTTACTATGCAGTACCGCAATTATTAGATATTCAAATTGACCCTGTACCCACAGCAATTATTGCCTTTGGTTTAAATTCTTCAGCATATATTTCTGAAATTATTCGTGCTGGTATTAATGCGGTCGATAAAGGACAGCAGGAAGCTGCAATGGCGCTGGGTGTACCTTATACAAAGATGATGAAGGACATTATTATTCCCCAAGCATTGAAAAATATATTACCTTCATTAATGAATGAATTTATAACTTTGAATAAAGAGTCAGCAGTTGTAACAGTTATTAGCGCTCTTGATATTATGCGTCGTGCCTATATTGTAGGTGGGGCAACGTATCGCTATCTTGAGCCATTATTAGTGGCTGGTTTAATCTACTATTTAATGACGCTTGTTTTAACGTTCCTTGGTAAACGAATCGAGAAAGGAATGAGAAAAAGTGATTAA
- a CDS encoding transporter substrate-binding domain-containing protein, giving the protein MKNKLFILMLVLVIGVLAACGAKDDKASDAGSNAGTGTEEKQVIKVGTSADYAPFEFVDVAKGEEIIGFDIDLIKLVGEKIGVEMQVQDMDFNSLVPALQAGKIDVVISGMTPNEDREKVVDFSDKYNETEQVIVVKKDSGIKKEADLAGKKIGVQTASIQETLGNAIAEKVDVAVEGRTRIPEIIQDMMSKRLDGAILEGGVAKGYLKTNDKLAAFPVEEQPEDFKAIAVPKGSDLKDKINKALKELAEEGKIQELEEKWLEKAE; this is encoded by the coding sequence ATGAAGAACAAGTTATTCATACTTATGCTCGTTCTAGTCATTGGTGTCCTTGCTGCATGTGGTGCAAAAGATGATAAAGCAAGTGATGCAGGCTCAAACGCTGGTACAGGGACGGAAGAGAAACAAGTAATAAAAGTGGGTACATCTGCGGACTACGCACCATTTGAATTTGTTGACGTTGCAAAAGGTGAAGAAATTATTGGTTTTGATATCGATTTAATTAAATTAGTTGGTGAAAAAATCGGTGTAGAAATGCAAGTGCAAGATATGGATTTCAACAGCCTAGTACCAGCTTTACAAGCAGGTAAAATAGACGTTGTTATTTCTGGTATGACACCAAATGAAGACCGAGAAAAAGTTGTAGATTTCTCAGATAAATACAATGAAACAGAGCAAGTTATCGTTGTGAAAAAGGATAGCGGCATTAAAAAAGAAGCTGATTTAGCTGGCAAAAAAATCGGTGTGCAAACAGCTTCGATTCAAGAAACTTTAGGCAATGCAATTGCGGAAAAAGTAGATGTAGCAGTCGAAGGGCGTACACGTATTCCTGAAATTATCCAAGATATGATGTCTAAACGTTTAGACGGTGCAATTTTAGAAGGTGGCGTAGCGAAAGGTTATCTGAAGACAAATGATAAACTAGCGGCGTTTCCAGTAGAAGAACAACCTGAAGACTTTAAAGCAATTGCTGTTCCAAAGGGAAGCGATCTGAAAGATAAAATTAACAAAGCATTAAAAGAGCTAGCTGAAGAAGGAAAAATTCAAGAGCTTGAAGAAAAATGGTTAGAAAAAGCTGAATAA
- a CDS encoding Na+/H+ antiporter subunit G yields MNVSQMIEWTAVILILIGSIVSVISAFGMIRLPDVYTRSHAATKSSTLSVLTCLLGTFIYFWVHDGYVSVRLILGITFVFVTAPVAGHLICRAAYRSRVPLAEGSGEDELKSKLFSDEK; encoded by the coding sequence TTGAACGTAAGTCAAATGATTGAATGGACAGCGGTCATCCTAATTCTAATAGGCTCCATTGTTAGTGTTATTAGCGCGTTTGGGATGATTCGCTTGCCTGATGTTTACACACGCTCACATGCTGCGACAAAAAGTTCGACATTATCGGTCTTAACATGTCTATTGGGCACATTTATATATTTTTGGGTGCACGATGGTTATGTTAGTGTACGTTTAATTTTAGGAATAACTTTTGTCTTTGTAACGGCTCCTGTAGCAGGACATTTAATATGTCGTGCAGCTTATCGTTCACGTGTACCTTTAGCAGAAGGCTCCGGTGAAGATGAGTTGAAGTCCAAATTGTTTTCAGATGAAAAATAA
- a CDS encoding Na(+)/H(+) antiporter subunit F1, with product MIENILLLALALFSVSIALSLYRVIRGPSMPDRAIALDTIGINLLSSIAIVSIVLKTKAYLEAILILGILAFIGTIAFTKYIERGVIVERKSND from the coding sequence ATGATTGAAAATATTTTACTATTAGCACTTGCATTATTTAGTGTTTCGATTGCGTTGTCGCTATACCGTGTTATTCGAGGACCATCGATGCCAGACCGTGCAATTGCACTTGATACGATTGGCATCAACCTACTTTCGTCGATCGCCATCGTGTCGATTGTCTTAAAAACGAAGGCATATTTGGAAGCAATTCTCATTTTAGGCATATTGGCCTTTATAGGCACAATCGCCTTTACGAAATATATAGAAAGAGGTGTGATTGTTGAACGTAAGTCAAATGATTGA
- a CDS encoding Na+/H+ antiporter subunit E has product MAMQFILNLFIATLWLLLQDEITPQFTTFLMGFIVGVGILYAMHRFYGTQFYLRRVFSIIKLLWLFNWELLLSSYSVLRQITTPKLNITPGIFTYKTELKGDWEVTALALLLTLTPGSVVMEVSEEGDLFYIHAMDMEQSKDAVIRSIGKFEQAIMEVTR; this is encoded by the coding sequence ATGGCAATGCAATTTATATTGAACTTATTCATTGCAACACTCTGGTTGCTGTTGCAGGATGAAATTACACCACAATTTACAACATTTTTAATGGGCTTTATCGTTGGGGTCGGTATTTTATATGCAATGCACCGCTTTTATGGGACGCAGTTTTATCTGCGTCGCGTGTTTTCAATCATTAAATTATTATGGCTCTTTAATTGGGAGCTATTATTATCGAGTTACAGTGTGTTAAGACAAATTACGACACCTAAGCTAAATATTACGCCAGGTATTTTTACGTATAAAACAGAACTTAAAGGAGATTGGGAAGTAACAGCACTTGCGTTATTACTAACCCTGACACCTGGCTCTGTTGTAATGGAGGTTTCTGAGGAGGGTGATTTGTTCTATATTCATGCAATGGATATGGAGCAATCTAAGGACGCAGTAATTCGTTCAATAGGAAAGTTTGAACAAGCCATAATGGAGGTGACACGCTAA
- a CDS encoding Na+/H+ antiporter subunit D, which yields MSNIIVLPLIVPVITAILLVFMRENVLLQRIISLLTLVFVAIISIVLLMEIQVQGVMRIDFSGWLPPFGISFVADSFAVLLVFVANIVAAICVLYAIFTIGERYEKMYFYSFTLLMIAGVNGSFLTGDIFNLFVCFEVMLLASYALISLGGEKIQLREALKYVLINIVASWIFLVALAFLYGTVGTLNMAHIAVRVMEAGNDPLITTVALIFLIVFSLKAGLLLFFWLPGSYSVPPTAIAALFAALLTKVGIYALIRTFTLLFTNNTEVTHTVLGVMAGLTIIAGCMGALAGRDVRTIASYNVLIGVGFIVAGLAIGTESALQGVTYYLMHDMVAKAMLFLAVGMMIYLTGETVIDKMSGLIRNYPVFGWMFFIVMCSLAGIPPLSGFLGKVLIGQGAIEGGNFVLLGLGFLSSLIVLYSLLRIFLSSFFGETIISLEDEKPLPRRVELPVILLALCTIALGIGAEWMSPYITDAAETLHTPSIYIDAVLDGAKWQGEVNE from the coding sequence ATGAGTAATATTATTGTTTTACCATTAATTGTGCCAGTCATTACAGCTATTTTGCTCGTATTCATGCGTGAAAATGTTTTATTACAGCGCATCATTAGCTTATTAACGTTAGTTTTTGTCGCGATTATCAGTATTGTACTTTTGATGGAGATTCAGGTACAGGGTGTAATGCGTATTGATTTCAGTGGCTGGCTACCCCCATTTGGGATTTCGTTTGTTGCTGACTCATTTGCTGTATTACTGGTTTTTGTGGCCAATATTGTTGCAGCAATTTGTGTGTTATATGCAATTTTTACGATTGGTGAGCGTTATGAAAAAATGTATTTTTATTCATTTACCTTACTAATGATAGCAGGTGTGAATGGTTCATTTTTAACGGGCGACATTTTCAACCTGTTCGTTTGTTTTGAGGTGATGCTTCTTGCGTCTTATGCGCTCATTAGTTTAGGTGGCGAGAAAATTCAGCTACGTGAGGCGTTGAAGTATGTGCTCATCAATATCGTCGCATCATGGATATTCTTAGTAGCATTGGCGTTTTTATACGGTACGGTTGGAACATTGAATATGGCGCATATTGCGGTTCGTGTGATGGAGGCAGGCAATGATCCCCTGATTACGACAGTGGCACTTATTTTCTTGATTGTCTTTAGTTTGAAAGCGGGTCTATTATTATTCTTCTGGTTACCAGGTTCATATAGTGTACCGCCGACTGCTATAGCAGCTTTATTTGCGGCACTTTTAACAAAAGTAGGGATTTACGCACTCATACGTACGTTTACATTGTTATTCACAAATAATACAGAGGTAACACATACAGTCCTCGGTGTTATGGCAGGACTAACAATTATTGCAGGCTGTATGGGGGCACTTGCTGGTCGAGATGTGCGAACAATTGCTTCCTATAATGTCCTTATTGGCGTTGGTTTTATAGTAGCCGGTCTTGCAATTGGAACGGAGTCGGCATTACAGGGTGTAACATACTATTTAATGCACGATATGGTTGCAAAGGCGATGCTATTTTTAGCAGTTGGCATGATGATATATCTTACTGGTGAGACCGTTATAGATAAAATGAGTGGACTCATTCGAAATTATCCTGTCTTTGGTTGGATGTTCTTTATAGTGATGTGTTCGCTAGCAGGAATTCCGCCACTCAGTGGTTTTTTAGGAAAGGTATTAATTGGACAAGGGGCTATTGAAGGCGGTAACTTCGTCCTATTAGGTCTTGGTTTCTTATCGAGCCTAATCGTCTTATATTCATTACTACGTATCTTTCTTAGCTCATTCTTTGGTGAAACAATTATAAGTCTAGAGGATGAAAAACCATTGCCGAGGCGAGTTGAGTTGCCTGTGATATTGCTGGCACTTTGTACAATTGCTTTAGGTATTGGAGCAGAGTGGATGTCACCATATATTACAGATGCAGCTGAAACGCTACATACGCCTTCGATATATATAGATGCGGTGTTAGACGGTGCAAAATGGCAAGGCGAGGTGAATGAGTAA